A single region of the Hyphomicrobiales bacterium genome encodes:
- the folB gene encoding Dihydroneopterin aldolase, with protein sequence MTTRPLDHILIRRIAIFAYHGNNDEEKKLGQRFYVSLDIGFDAEPAGHSDDWNETVCYGQMTALVTRVGTSRRFRLIEALAQTVADEALAEFPRVERISVEVEKPSAPVPAIIDSVAVRVTRVRGG encoded by the coding sequence ATGACGACACGGCCCCTCGACCATATCCTCATCCGGCGCATCGCCATCTTCGCCTATCACGGCAACAACGACGAGGAGAAGAAGCTTGGCCAGCGCTTCTACGTATCGCTCGATATCGGCTTTGATGCCGAGCCGGCGGGCCATAGTGACGACTGGAACGAGACGGTCTGCTACGGCCAGATGACAGCGCTGGTGACGCGCGTTGGGACCAGCCGGCGTTTTCGTCTCATCGAGGCTCTGGCGCAAACGGTAGCCGACGAAGCATTGGCGGAATTCCCGCGCGTCGAACGCATCAGCGTCGAAGTCGAGAAGCCGTCCGCGCCCGTGCCGGCCATTATCGACAGCGTCGCGGTCAGGGTCACGCGGGTGCGCGGTGGCTGA
- a CDS encoding ATP-binding cassette subfamily C protein: protein MPQAEIVATARAPASGRTRAKTPKLTSEDRATRLTVVLAELRPGIVSVGLLTSAISLIALTVPLYMMNLYDRVLPSRNMDTLMALTAIALFLLLVEASIGRARESLLERLGFAFSRSVAADLLTGIQNAQAGAPESHVSSTLRDLETIRAFWVNGALNNLFALFWSPLFLLALFVLHPLLGSIAVATLAIMLLLAVASQKAMAADLRMASEAEMAATAIERRCLGSRDVIQAMGMGANAARSWLVQHEAALILRLRAGERAAPVLLLSQFTQAAAFLAVPAAAAVLALQGKVSPAVIYAAMLIGRHATDPARKAIHQWRGYQGARQARARLDAFFAAQRISPGVALPRPSGRLQVEGVTLSVPGTRHVILRNVSFAVDAGTALAVVGPSGAGKSGLARVLVNLWQPTLGQVRLDGADYGHWRSDALGAHIGYLPQDSALMKGTVAENIRRFGPHHGDDDVLAAAQLAGAHDMIQSLPEGYATAIGDGGIGLSGGQRQLVALARALYGQPALVVLDEPNAHLDSASEAALTRAIAALKAQGTTVVFITHKAQLLASATTIAVLGQGKLVQFGTRDDVLRRISRHEAPRDKRMRVVASS, encoded by the coding sequence ATGCCGCAGGCCGAGATTGTTGCGACGGCACGCGCCCCTGCATCTGGAAGAACGCGCGCGAAGACTCCAAAGCTCACCTCCGAGGACAGGGCCACGCGGCTGACCGTGGTCCTCGCGGAGCTTCGGCCGGGCATCGTCTCGGTCGGCCTCCTGACGAGCGCGATCAGCCTCATCGCGCTAACCGTCCCGCTCTACATGATGAATCTCTACGACCGGGTGCTGCCGAGCCGCAACATGGACACGCTCATGGCGCTCACCGCCATCGCGCTGTTCCTGCTTCTCGTCGAGGCGTCCATCGGGCGGGCGCGGGAGAGCCTCCTGGAACGTCTTGGGTTCGCTTTCAGTCGCTCCGTTGCCGCCGATCTCCTCACTGGCATTCAGAACGCGCAGGCAGGCGCTCCCGAAAGTCACGTTTCCAGCACCCTGCGCGATCTCGAGACGATACGCGCATTCTGGGTGAATGGCGCGCTGAACAACCTGTTTGCCCTGTTCTGGTCGCCGTTGTTTCTACTGGCCCTGTTCGTTCTGCACCCGTTGCTCGGCAGCATTGCCGTGGCCACGCTCGCGATCATGCTTCTCCTTGCAGTCGCCAGCCAGAAAGCAATGGCCGCGGACCTGCGCATGGCCAGCGAGGCGGAGATGGCCGCCACTGCCATCGAACGCCGGTGTCTCGGCAGCCGCGACGTCATCCAGGCGATGGGCATGGGAGCCAACGCCGCGCGGTCCTGGCTGGTCCAGCATGAGGCGGCCCTCATCCTTCGCCTTCGCGCCGGCGAGCGCGCGGCTCCCGTATTGCTCCTCTCCCAGTTCACCCAGGCAGCTGCCTTCCTAGCAGTGCCCGCCGCAGCGGCCGTACTTGCCCTGCAGGGCAAAGTTTCGCCGGCAGTGATCTATGCCGCGATGTTGATCGGCCGCCATGCCACGGATCCGGCACGCAAAGCCATTCACCAGTGGCGGGGCTATCAAGGCGCCAGACAAGCGCGCGCACGACTTGATGCCTTTTTCGCCGCGCAACGCATCTCTCCAGGCGTGGCGCTGCCGCGGCCCAGCGGACGGCTGCAGGTTGAAGGTGTCACCTTGTCCGTGCCTGGCACGCGTCACGTCATCCTCCGCAACGTCTCGTTCGCAGTCGATGCCGGCACAGCGCTCGCCGTCGTCGGCCCCAGCGGAGCGGGTAAATCCGGGCTGGCGCGCGTGCTGGTGAATCTATGGCAACCGACGCTCGGTCAGGTCCGGCTCGATGGCGCCGACTACGGCCACTGGCGCAGCGATGCCCTCGGCGCCCACATCGGCTATCTGCCGCAGGACAGCGCATTGATGAAGGGGACTGTGGCCGAGAACATCAGACGGTTCGGTCCCCATCATGGCGATGACGATGTGCTCGCTGCAGCCCAGCTCGCCGGGGCGCATGACATGATCCAGTCGTTGCCGGAAGGCTACGCAACAGCCATTGGTGACGGCGGCATTGGCCTCTCCGGCGGGCAGCGCCAGTTGGTCGCGCTTGCCCGCGCGCTCTATGGACAGCCGGCCCTCGTCGTGCTCGACGAACCCAATGCCCATCTCGACAGCGCCAGCGAAGCCGCCCTGACACGGGCCATCGCGGCCCTCAAGGCGCAAGGCACGACGGTCGTGTTCATCACTCACAAGGCACAACTACTCGCCTCGGCAACCACGATCGCCGTGCTCGGTCAGGGGAAGCTGGTCCAGTTCGGCACCCGGGATGACGTTCTGCGGCGCATCAGCCGCCACGAAGCGCCGCGCGATAAGCGTATGCGCGTGGTAGCCAGCTCATGA
- a CDS encoding conserved hypothetical protein (Evidence 4 : Unknown function but conserved in other organisms) produces MDATFFAFIYIHEYFLRQGGGMAIDLKDTLPGVDDGPARVFSRMIKLSRGLFALRYLAAEDGRQPPAIGVQTGPRSRKALTIVGGPDSEEGFLSKPGDAAVLVSQGDAIIVVTTYVGKHAISDGVKLKLDQIDRLNARDSELLRMAGPQRVKVIPQERRVPVFLSGHIQGIGALSLKAGQWLGEARSSHGIEGFAIHWPRRPVGVDIAYGCAAVGGSLTGETLTGDFVGARGTGGAVESLFVRLVGEKAGQFALDAEAVFADGRHVVSSSQALEARAGAGSAPLVALSVAVLGSLQLGAREALGARHEAGLLQETGLPREARLEQKEGLEQEAPEPTANSIMGTSQTGDQRGRRNVGIRPGRIRLFRGMQRLPAPEVAE; encoded by the coding sequence ATGGATGCGACTTTCTTTGCGTTCATTTATATTCACGAATATTTTCTCCGTCAGGGGGGCGGAATGGCGATCGACTTGAAAGATACGCTTCCGGGCGTTGATGATGGGCCGGCGCGGGTTTTCTCGCGCATGATCAAGCTGTCTCGCGGCTTGTTCGCCTTGCGTTACCTCGCGGCTGAGGATGGTCGGCAACCGCCTGCCATCGGTGTCCAGACAGGGCCACGCAGCAGAAAGGCGCTGACGATCGTCGGTGGTCCCGATTCGGAAGAGGGCTTCCTGAGCAAGCCGGGCGATGCGGCTGTACTGGTGTCGCAGGGCGATGCGATCATTGTGGTCACCACCTACGTGGGCAAGCATGCGATATCCGATGGCGTGAAGCTGAAGCTTGACCAGATCGATCGTCTCAATGCGCGCGACAGTGAATTGCTGCGGATGGCAGGCCCCCAACGCGTCAAAGTCATTCCTCAGGAGCGACGCGTACCTGTTTTCCTCTCCGGCCATATACAGGGGATTGGCGCGCTATCCCTCAAGGCTGGACAGTGGCTGGGCGAGGCGCGTTCCAGCCATGGGATCGAAGGATTTGCGATCCATTGGCCGCGCAGGCCCGTAGGCGTCGATATCGCCTATGGCTGCGCCGCTGTCGGTGGAAGTCTCACCGGCGAGACGCTGACGGGTGATTTTGTGGGCGCGCGCGGAACGGGCGGGGCTGTCGAAAGCCTCTTCGTCCGTCTCGTGGGCGAGAAGGCAGGGCAGTTTGCGCTTGATGCGGAGGCGGTGTTCGCTGACGGACGTCACGTTGTCTCATCATCGCAAGCGCTGGAGGCGCGGGCAGGGGCAGGGTCCGCGCCTCTCGTTGCGCTGTCTGTCGCAGTCCTCGGGTCGCTGCAGCTAGGCGCGCGCGAGGCATTGGGGGCAAGGCACGAAGCGGGCTTGCTTCAAGAGACAGGCTTGCCTCGGGAGGCGCGCTTGGAGCAAAAGGAAGGCTTGGAACAAGAGGCTCCGGAACCGACTGCGAATTCCATCATGGGCACGTCGCAAACAGGTGACCAGCGCGGGCGTCGCAATGTTGGCATCCGGCCCGGGCGCATTCGCCTCTTTCGTGGCATGCAACGCTTGCCGGCTCCAGAAGTGGCCGAATGA
- the folK gene encoding 2-amino-4-hydroxy-6-hydroxymethyldihydropteridinepyrophosphokinase, which translates to MAEAYICLGSNLGDKRATIARALDVLAQVSGIAVTARSSDYRTPPWGKLDQDWFVNACARIDTALTPEALLAQCLAVERQLGRERRERWGPRVIDIDLLTYGDRVIATDSLTLPHPHLTQRAFVLVPLCEIAPKLTINGRPVANWLAEVDFAGIERMTP; encoded by the coding sequence GTGGCTGAGGCCTATATCTGTCTCGGCAGCAATCTCGGCGACAAACGCGCGACGATTGCCCGGGCCCTCGACGTGCTGGCGCAGGTGTCGGGCATCGCAGTCACGGCGCGCTCCAGTGACTATCGCACACCCCCATGGGGCAAGCTGGACCAGGATTGGTTCGTCAATGCCTGCGCCCGCATAGACACGGCACTCACGCCCGAGGCTCTTCTCGCGCAATGTCTGGCCGTCGAGCGGCAACTGGGCCGGGAACGGCGCGAGCGATGGGGCCCGCGTGTCATCGACATCGACCTCCTGACCTATGGCGACCGCGTGATAGCAACAGATAGCCTCACCCTGCCGCATCCTCACCTCACGCAGCGTGCCTTCGTGCTCGTACCCCTCTGCGAGATCGCACCCAAACTCACGATCAATGGGCGGCCTGTGGCTAATTGGCTCGCGGAGGTGGATTTCGCCGGGATCGAGAGGATGACACCATGA
- a CDS encoding Membrane fusion protein (MFP) family protein, with protein sequence MKAASAAAASHLRRVSPPPPIRPVARVDERDVRDDLQLLRDLARLQGITDVTELARYIEPRQSHVQTECRRPGGVRPDDRATTRHTHPRQAGISPQTELDWRRPARIGLTILAIALGGGGAWATLAHLDGAAIAPGTVAVESRRKTVQHLEGGIVTSIHVRDGDRVARGQLLLGLDATQARASLDTIRNQRAAALAEEARLVAERDGTPITFPAEVLDRGAVPTVRQAIEDQRHALAEATGRFANHRASLEARLRQAEEQRAGSEQAHRAALKQLHWLDRELPALRRLYSRGLVQWPRITTLERQRAETEGAIGQAAAAMAQNAQTIRQAELELTQAEQQRQQQLTDRLIEIRKLLAGLREKLAVGEDVAARLSIRAPQAGVVQGLKVVTPGAVIKPGEALLDIAPIDEPLVIQARIDPRDMGTVVVGLKAEIQFPTFRAAGAPIFGTLRKLSHDSLVDETSGRSYFAAEIVANPRDIPSSISGKLRAGLPADVLIITGERTPLSYLLEPLTRRLAMTMREQ encoded by the coding sequence ATGAAAGCAGCCAGCGCCGCCGCCGCGTCCCACCTCCGCCGGGTCTCGCCGCCTCCTCCCATCCGGCCGGTTGCGCGCGTCGATGAACGCGACGTCCGTGATGACTTGCAGCTTCTGCGCGACCTGGCCCGACTTCAAGGCATCACCGACGTCACGGAACTCGCCCGCTATATCGAACCAAGGCAAAGCCACGTCCAGACCGAATGCCGCCGGCCCGGAGGCGTGCGGCCGGACGATCGAGCCACCACACGGCATACTCACCCGCGCCAAGCCGGCATTTCCCCGCAGACCGAACTCGATTGGCGCCGTCCGGCCAGGATCGGCCTCACGATCCTCGCCATCGCCTTGGGCGGCGGCGGTGCCTGGGCGACGCTGGCGCATCTCGACGGAGCGGCGATTGCCCCCGGAACCGTGGCAGTCGAGTCGCGACGCAAGACCGTGCAGCATCTGGAGGGCGGCATTGTCACCTCCATCCATGTCCGCGACGGCGACAGGGTCGCGCGAGGGCAGTTGCTGCTCGGCCTCGACGCGACACAGGCGAGAGCCTCGCTTGACACCATCCGCAATCAGCGTGCCGCCGCCCTCGCGGAGGAGGCCAGACTTGTTGCGGAACGTGACGGCACCCCCATCACGTTTCCCGCGGAGGTCCTGGACCGAGGTGCGGTACCGACCGTCCGCCAGGCCATCGAGGATCAACGCCACGCGCTCGCTGAGGCGACAGGGCGCTTTGCCAATCACCGTGCTTCATTGGAGGCGCGTCTCCGGCAGGCGGAAGAGCAGCGCGCGGGCTCCGAGCAGGCCCACCGTGCCGCGCTCAAACAATTGCATTGGCTTGATCGGGAACTACCGGCGCTGCGTCGCTTGTACAGCCGGGGCCTGGTGCAATGGCCGCGCATAACGACGCTCGAGCGCCAGCGCGCGGAAACGGAAGGCGCCATCGGCCAGGCCGCCGCCGCCATGGCACAAAATGCGCAGACCATCCGGCAGGCGGAGCTGGAACTGACGCAGGCGGAACAGCAGCGACAGCAGCAGCTTACGGATCGACTGATCGAAATCCGCAAGCTGCTGGCCGGCCTCCGGGAAAAACTGGCCGTGGGGGAGGATGTGGCGGCGCGCCTGTCGATCCGGGCACCCCAGGCCGGCGTCGTCCAAGGGCTCAAGGTCGTCACGCCGGGCGCGGTCATCAAACCCGGGGAGGCGCTCCTCGACATCGCACCGATCGATGAGCCACTCGTCATCCAGGCGCGGATCGATCCGCGCGACATGGGCACCGTGGTGGTAGGTCTGAAAGCGGAAATCCAGTTTCCAACCTTCCGCGCTGCCGGCGCGCCGATCTTCGGCACCCTCCGCAAGCTCTCCCACGACAGCCTCGTCGACGAGACGAGCGGCCGCAGCTATTTCGCGGCGGAGATCGTCGCCAATCCGCGTGATATCCCGTCGTCGATTTCCGGGAAACTCCGGGCTGGATTGCCGGCTGACGTGCTCATCATCACCGGCGAGCGGACGCCCCTCTCCTACCTGCTGGAGCCGCTGACCCGCCGGCTCGCCATGACGATGCGAGAGCAGTGA
- a CDS encoding Para-aminobenzoate synthase, aminase component, with translation MKQGRGSDQKSGAREPPRDDGPLPYILPLAPGTEAVAVAEALGHLRHLAFLDSAMRHETLGRYSYVAADPFGRFVIENGQASWSAPDIGEATDAPAHLALGLLDNLLKRFAAPRLPDLPPFQGGFAGFLAYTLGQVLEYRPKAAVPPPWTKPMPAAALHAYDVVVAFDHPTGKAWIISSGWPETDPAARAVRAKARAEAINALIANSSPAAPTANAAIARDAWRSNFTQADYEMAIAAVIDLILAGDIFQANIAQRFRAALPVDFAAWPFYRRLRAANPAPFGAYIACDGFTLASSSPERLVKLSGEHVEARPIKGTAARSDDPAEDARARAMLEASEKDRAENIMIVDLLRNDLSRVCRPHSVTTPVICGLETYASVHHLVSVVKGQLLADRDIVDLLAATFPGGSVTGAPKIRAMEIIAEIECEAREAYCGSIGFLGFNGEADLNILIRTVLLAQGEALVHAGGGITALSDPAAEYAESLAKAERIFAAFAEPAAFPEPDEASP, from the coding sequence GTGAAGCAAGGCAGGGGTTCTGACCAAAAAAGCGGAGCGCGCGAGCCGCCACGCGATGACGGGCCCCTCCCCTATATCCTGCCGCTTGCGCCTGGGACGGAGGCCGTCGCGGTGGCGGAGGCGCTTGGTCATCTGAGGCATCTGGCCTTTCTGGACAGCGCCATGCGTCATGAGACGCTCGGCCGCTACTCCTATGTGGCCGCTGATCCCTTCGGGCGTTTCGTCATCGAGAACGGACAGGCCAGTTGGTCGGCCCCTGACATCGGCGAGGCCACGGATGCTCCCGCCCATTTGGCGCTTGGCCTGCTGGACAACCTCCTGAAGCGTTTCGCGGCGCCGCGCCTTCCAGACCTGCCGCCTTTCCAGGGCGGATTTGCGGGCTTCCTGGCCTACACGCTCGGGCAGGTTCTCGAGTATCGGCCCAAAGCCGCTGTACCGCCGCCGTGGACAAAGCCGATGCCCGCGGCCGCCCTCCATGCCTATGACGTGGTCGTTGCCTTCGACCATCCCACGGGAAAGGCCTGGATCATCTCGAGCGGATGGCCGGAAACCGATCCCGCCGCTCGCGCCGTGCGCGCCAAGGCCCGGGCGGAAGCCATCAACGCGCTGATCGCCAACAGTTCCCCGGCGGCACCCACGGCCAATGCCGCCATCGCGCGGGACGCATGGCGCTCCAATTTCACCCAGGCCGACTACGAGATGGCGATCGCCGCCGTCATCGATCTCATCCTCGCCGGCGACATCTTCCAGGCCAATATCGCGCAGCGTTTCCGCGCGGCTCTCCCGGTCGACTTCGCGGCGTGGCCGTTCTATCGCCGCTTGCGCGCTGCCAATCCGGCGCCTTTCGGTGCCTATATCGCCTGCGACGGCTTCACACTGGCCTCCAGCTCACCGGAACGGCTCGTGAAGCTCAGCGGCGAGCATGTCGAGGCTCGCCCCATCAAGGGCACGGCGGCCCGCAGCGACGATCCCGCCGAGGATGCGCGGGCGCGCGCCATGCTGGAGGCATCCGAGAAGGATCGCGCCGAGAACATCATGATCGTCGATCTGCTGCGCAACGATCTCTCCCGTGTCTGCCGGCCGCACAGCGTAACGACGCCCGTCATCTGCGGCCTGGAGACTTATGCCTCCGTCCATCACCTCGTATCCGTGGTGAAGGGCCAGCTCCTGGCGGATCGCGACATCGTCGACCTTCTGGCCGCCACGTTCCCCGGCGGATCGGTGACGGGCGCGCCGAAAATCCGCGCCATGGAGATTATCGCGGAGATCGAATGCGAAGCCCGCGAGGCCTATTGCGGATCCATCGGCTTTCTTGGCTTCAACGGGGAGGCTGACCTCAATATCCTCATCCGCACGGTGCTATTGGCCCAGGGAGAGGCTCTGGTCCATGCCGGAGGCGGCATCACGGCGTTGTCCGACCCTGCTGCCGAATATGCTGAAAGCCTCGCCAAGGCGGAGCGGATCTTCGCCGCTTTCGCAGAACCGGCCGCCTTCCCGGAACCGGATGAGGCCTCGCCATGA
- the pabA gene encoding aminodeoxychorismate synthase subunit 2 yields the protein MIVVIDNYDSFVFNVARYLQELGAETTVLRNDAITVDDVVALAPQAIVISPGPCTPAEAGVSLDIVRELSGRVPILGICLGHQCIGAALGGQVTRARHPMHGRASDILHDRRGLFAGLPTPFQAGRYHSLIVELDEPGPLFVSARSPEGEIMALAHRTAPTYGIQFHPESILTPHGHAILRNFLGLAHRSHENRSH from the coding sequence ATGATTGTCGTGATCGATAACTACGATTCCTTCGTGTTCAACGTGGCGCGCTATCTGCAGGAATTGGGAGCGGAGACGACGGTCCTGCGCAATGACGCCATCACCGTCGATGACGTCGTGGCGCTCGCCCCCCAGGCGATCGTCATCTCGCCCGGCCCCTGCACCCCCGCGGAGGCGGGCGTCTCTCTCGATATCGTGCGCGAGCTCAGTGGACGCGTGCCGATCCTCGGCATCTGCCTTGGCCACCAATGCATCGGCGCCGCATTGGGCGGGCAGGTGACGCGGGCGCGCCACCCCATGCACGGCCGCGCGTCCGACATCCTGCACGATCGGCGTGGCCTGTTCGCCGGCCTGCCGACACCGTTCCAGGCCGGGCGCTACCATTCCCTTATCGTGGAACTCGACGAGCCGGGACCGCTCTTCGTCAGCGCGCGCTCGCCCGAGGGTGAGATCATGGCGCTGGCCCACCGGACAGCACCGACCTATGGCATCCAGTTCCACCCGGAATCGATCCTGACACCCCACGGCCACGCCATTCTCAGGAATTTCCTCGGTCTGGCGCACCGTTCCCATGAGAACCGGAGCCATTGA
- a CDS encoding Cytochrome c2, with product MRYAFPTVTLAFAAVVAALGTLGAAPAHAQDAAAGEAVFRKCRACHQVGEGARNLVGPRLNGIIGRPAAAVEGYTYSPALKEAGLTWDDANLKHWLQNPRDFLRGTKMIFSGLPKDADVDNLLTYLKSFDRDGKRVP from the coding sequence ATGAGGTATGCCTTTCCGACCGTCACGCTGGCATTTGCAGCTGTTGTCGCCGCGTTGGGAACTCTCGGGGCCGCCCCGGCTCATGCTCAGGACGCGGCTGCCGGCGAGGCCGTGTTCCGCAAATGTCGCGCCTGCCATCAGGTCGGAGAGGGCGCGCGCAATCTGGTAGGGCCCCGGTTGAATGGCATCATCGGGCGGCCTGCTGCGGCCGTCGAGGGCTACACCTATTCGCCGGCCCTGAAGGAGGCCGGATTGACCTGGGACGACGCCAATCTCAAGCATTGGCTGCAAAACCCGCGCGATTTCCTGCGCGGCACCAAGATGATCTTCTCTGGCCTGCCGAAGGACGCGGACGTGGACAATCTTCTCACCTATCTCAAGAGTTTCGATCGTGACGGCAAACGCGTACCCTAG
- a CDS encoding 4a-hydroxytetrahydrobiopterin dehydratase, whose product MTKIEIKPLTPQEVEQRLARELPGWRLVDGELRRRFATHGWKGSLMVANTIGHLAEVAWHHPDLVVSYGGVEVRLSTHSPKGITDRDFALAAQIDAVVLWQPARDGILEGTPADPGAAYLKVKA is encoded by the coding sequence ATGACGAAGATCGAGATCAAGCCATTGACGCCGCAGGAGGTCGAGCAGCGCCTTGCACGAGAATTGCCGGGCTGGCGCCTGGTCGATGGTGAGCTCCGGCGGCGTTTTGCCACCCACGGCTGGAAGGGCTCGCTGATGGTCGCCAATACGATCGGCCATCTGGCCGAGGTCGCCTGGCACCATCCGGATCTCGTGGTGTCCTATGGCGGTGTCGAGGTGCGTCTGTCGACGCATTCCCCGAAAGGTATCACGGATCGGGATTTCGCCCTGGCCGCGCAGATCGACGCTGTCGTGCTCTGGCAGCCGGCCCGTGACGGCATTCTGGAGGGCACACCGGCCGATCCGGGCGCCGCTTATCTCAAGGTCAAAGCCTGA
- a CDS encoding Aminodeoxychorismate lyase encodes MLWHDGALHESGMLTLAAGDRGLLLADGLFETVLIVGGQPWRLADHLARLKSSAQSIGMPIDTRPEEAILALATHAAQSADLGGLAAIRVTVTRGAGPRGLRLPRNPSPCVFATLAPWQPVMAFQPVRLHLAAIRRNEFSPLSRMKSLSYLDNILALEDAVRHGCDDALLLNTRGAVAAASAGNIFALHGDLLVTPPIEDGVLPGITRQVVLSVAAGIGLSVREQSLTVAALKAADTAFATNSLRLISAIASLDGDEIPRDSRLVTLIEALRADIRADCGLDPFAEPAKTSQFL; translated from the coding sequence ATGCTGTGGCACGATGGTGCGCTCCATGAAAGCGGCATGCTCACGCTGGCGGCCGGCGACCGTGGCCTCCTTCTAGCTGACGGGCTATTCGAGACCGTGCTGATCGTGGGCGGCCAGCCCTGGCGTCTCGCCGACCATCTCGCGCGGCTGAAAAGCAGCGCCCAATCCATCGGCATGCCGATCGACACACGGCCGGAGGAGGCCATTCTCGCCCTGGCCACCCATGCCGCCCAGAGCGCCGACCTCGGCGGGCTCGCCGCGATCCGGGTGACCGTCACCCGCGGCGCCGGTCCCCGTGGCCTGAGATTGCCGCGCAATCCCTCGCCCTGCGTCTTCGCCACGCTCGCACCCTGGCAGCCAGTGATGGCTTTTCAGCCGGTACGGTTGCATCTGGCGGCCATCCGCCGCAACGAATTCTCGCCACTCTCGCGGATGAAGTCTCTGTCCTATCTCGACAATATCCTGGCGCTCGAGGACGCCGTGCGCCACGGCTGCGACGACGCCCTCCTCCTGAACACACGTGGCGCGGTAGCGGCGGCGAGCGCCGGCAACATCTTCGCCCTCCACGGTGACCTGCTCGTCACGCCTCCGATCGAGGACGGCGTGCTTCCCGGCATCACGCGTCAGGTGGTCCTTTCCGTCGCGGCAGGGATCGGCCTGTCCGTGCGCGAGCAAAGCCTGACCGTCGCCGCGTTGAAAGCGGCTGACACGGCCTTTGCCACCAACAGCCTCCGGCTCATTTCCGCGATAGCCTCGCTCGACGGCGACGAAATCCCGCGCGATTCCCGCCTGGTCACCCTGATCGAGGCACTGCGGGCCGACATTCGGGCCGATTGCGGCCTGGATCCCTTCGCCGAACCCGCCAAGACAAGCCAGTTCCTATAG
- a CDS encoding putative HTH-type transcriptional regulator rrf2-like (Evidence 3 : Putative function from multiple computational evidences) yields MLTKKGKYGLKAIVHLAKLQRGQSALVADIAEANNIPKKFLDAILGELRNAGYLHSKKGKGGGYMLAKPAEDIYIGDVIRVLDGPLAPIQCASRTAYRPCDDCPDERRCAVRLIMLDVREAISGVLDNYTLDQMQGLSQDEMDAFVYHI; encoded by the coding sequence ATGCTGACCAAAAAAGGAAAATATGGGCTGAAAGCGATTGTCCATCTCGCCAAACTCCAGCGTGGACAGTCCGCTCTGGTCGCGGATATCGCCGAAGCCAACAACATCCCGAAGAAGTTCCTCGACGCAATTCTCGGCGAATTGCGCAATGCTGGCTATCTGCATAGCAAGAAGGGCAAGGGCGGCGGCTATATGCTCGCCAAGCCAGCAGAGGACATTTATATCGGCGACGTCATTCGCGTCCTGGATGGACCGCTTGCGCCCATCCAATGTGCCAGCCGCACGGCCTATCGCCCCTGCGATGATTGCCCCGATGAAAGGCGCTGTGCCGTAAGGCTCATCATGCTCGATGTGCGCGAGGCGATCTCCGGCGTGCTCGACAATTACACGCTCGACCAGATGCAAGGCCTTTCCCAGGATGAGATGGACGCCTTCGTCTACCATATATGA
- a CDS encoding hypothetical protein (Evidence 5 : Unknown function) has product MTANAYPRAASPAGPETRLYLFDEASDSSENRIHFSVRCSRVYRDAAGGLRKQASVS; this is encoded by the coding sequence GTGACGGCAAACGCGTACCCTAGAGCGGCGTCTCCCGCGGGGCCAGAGACACGGCTCTATCTCTTTGATGAAGCGTCGGATTCGTCTGAGAACCGCATACATTTTTCGGTCCGATGCTCTAGAGTCTATCGAGATGCGGCAGGCGGTCTTCGGAAACAGGCGAGCGTGTCGTGA